In a single window of the Bacteroides acidifaciens genome:
- a CDS encoding RHS repeat-associated core domain-containing protein: protein MKNYKCFFIYLLLTFLSCMTTYAVEEEKTGRSFMDAIPVHFSNGGNAFTDVRDSYSYEYCPYGFPWDGEICYTYGNAVYYRLELEYMSDIVIHNWESPEVNCSTVFLVSPIDPFAEPHDGYSCDSVYDVASFMGGEVPDFDSLNAPPGTSRVLGYLRAERVPRGIYYIIVAGSKYVNGSIPNGMLRTTVAISQCPFIPDETDYSFRYNSVHTLIPAVAGDTVSMFSTIGSSHREMQYYDGLGRPVQHLSFRSSTEGRNLVSRQEYDILGRAWKQWLPLPYVGKDDLLTFVPDINLEHESGIFYEDSRAFAYQVYDGSPLNRVKEYYGAGKSWHTDGRSVKNGYRINTDTDCCFNFYVSGTREAPVLSFARFYPANNLSIKETLDEDGCYNCSFTDEQGHIILERSIAETDTLDTYYVYDDYDNLCFVLPPMASQYLPSLFQADETIQDVLKQYAYQYRYDYRNRCIGKKLPGCDWVEMIYDAGDRLVFSQDGRQRKCGEWSFVLSDLSGRSVLAGIYYGMPNVQECALLNVYVTFEPTDPSAIHGYVIHAPETVHLDSLKVLQANYYDTYDYRNNLSGFVSALDYTADEDYGTRYADKDGAPSHCKGLLTGNMTCMLGDDRELYSCYYYDYNRNLVQERRTTLNGEITVSRYSFNFSGQPVRSAENCGGVELKKDYAYDLAGRLIEEAHISKNDTTRFIYSYDALGRVKSLLRVHGTDSLATENDYNIRNWLTAIRNPHFSQTLYYTDGTGTPCYNGNISSMTWSTGSDSRLCGYKFMYDGLNRMTDALYGEGNNLTINSDRFNEHIMEYDKMGNILGLKRSGQTSLDKYGLIDNLSLVYDGNQLKSVTDNAVNSVYGNGFDFKDSANKETEYEYDANGNLIKDLNKKITDIQYNILNLPCRIQFEDGNSISYLYDANGVKLRTTHITGSDTTITDYCGNVVYENGVPEKLLTGYGYVSLNNNKYHYFIQDHQGNNRVVVDEDGTVEERNDYYPFGGLMASSSDSVQPYKYNGKELDRKGGLDWYDYGARQYDAVLGRWHAMDPMAEKYYDWSPYVYCANNPINIMDPNGCDWYQSTNNEDEYIWREGHKDIDGYTRLGSSMSFRIGEDSYLNFYQNAGIKANKATNAFELIASSGKLQNQLLGKNSPLSEESKSELFNGLNSRAVDDIARPIGETMVEYGAGALIGGILGKTVGYIGKKMLAKAAVESGMRVGQNFGKLGTIVENPGIGLTSFSKHGLNQAITRGVNPSTISNTVKNPVVVLQQSRGNFLFLTREAVVVMNNAGRIVSTYPASMFDNSILNVLK, encoded by the coding sequence ATGAAAAACTATAAATGCTTTTTTATTTATTTGTTGTTGACTTTTCTTAGCTGCATGACAACGTATGCTGTGGAAGAAGAGAAGACAGGACGATCTTTTATGGATGCTATCCCGGTCCATTTTTCAAATGGCGGGAATGCATTTACGGATGTACGCGACAGCTACTCGTATGAGTATTGTCCATATGGTTTCCCTTGGGATGGAGAAATCTGCTATACGTACGGCAATGCCGTTTATTATCGTTTGGAGCTTGAGTATATGTCTGATATTGTGATTCATAATTGGGAGTCACCGGAAGTGAATTGTTCTACCGTGTTTCTAGTGTCTCCCATTGATCCTTTTGCGGAACCACATGATGGCTATAGTTGTGATTCCGTATATGACGTGGCTTCGTTTATGGGTGGCGAGGTTCCCGATTTTGATTCGTTGAACGCTCCTCCCGGCACCAGTCGTGTTCTTGGCTATCTTCGTGCGGAGCGTGTACCTCGAGGCATATATTATATCATAGTCGCTGGTAGTAAATATGTGAACGGTTCTATTCCTAACGGTATGCTGCGTACTACTGTTGCTATCAGCCAGTGTCCTTTTATTCCTGATGAAACGGATTACTCCTTTCGATATAATTCTGTTCATACTTTGATTCCTGCTGTTGCCGGCGATACGGTTTCCATGTTCTCGACTATCGGTAGCAGTCACCGGGAAATGCAGTATTATGATGGTTTGGGACGTCCCGTCCAGCATCTTTCCTTTCGTTCCTCTACAGAGGGGAGAAATCTGGTAAGCCGTCAGGAATATGACATACTGGGTCGGGCCTGGAAACAGTGGCTTCCTTTACCTTATGTGGGCAAGGATGACCTGTTGACGTTCGTTCCCGACATAAATTTAGAACACGAATCCGGGATTTTCTATGAAGATAGTCGCGCGTTCGCCTATCAGGTCTACGACGGTTCTCCACTCAATAGGGTAAAAGAATATTATGGTGCCGGCAAATCGTGGCATACGGATGGACGTTCGGTGAAAAATGGTTATCGGATTAATACAGATACGGACTGTTGTTTTAATTTCTATGTTTCGGGAACTCGTGAAGCGCCGGTACTTTCATTTGCCCGGTTTTATCCTGCCAATAACCTTTCTATAAAAGAAACTTTAGATGAGGACGGATGTTACAACTGTAGCTTTACGGATGAGCAGGGACACATTATTTTGGAACGAAGTATAGCCGAAACGGATACGTTGGATACATATTATGTGTATGATGACTATGATAACTTGTGTTTTGTACTCCCACCGATGGCATCGCAGTATTTACCGTCTTTGTTTCAAGCCGATGAGACGATTCAGGATGTTTTGAAACAATACGCATATCAATATCGTTATGACTATCGTAACCGTTGTATCGGAAAGAAACTACCGGGGTGCGACTGGGTGGAAATGATTTACGATGCGGGTGATCGGCTTGTGTTTTCTCAAGATGGCCGGCAAAGAAAATGCGGCGAATGGAGCTTCGTTCTTTCCGATTTATCAGGACGTTCCGTTCTGGCGGGGATTTATTATGGGATGCCGAATGTGCAGGAATGTGCTTTATTGAACGTATATGTTACTTTTGAGCCGACGGACCCTTCTGCCATACATGGATATGTTATTCATGCACCGGAAACAGTTCACTTGGATAGCCTGAAAGTGTTACAAGCTAATTATTATGATACATATGATTATCGGAATAACCTGTCAGGCTTCGTTTCTGCGTTGGATTACACGGCTGATGAAGATTACGGCACGCGTTATGCAGATAAGGACGGAGCTCCATCACATTGCAAGGGGCTGTTGACCGGAAATATGACGTGTATGCTGGGAGATGACCGGGAATTGTATAGTTGTTATTATTACGATTATAACCGCAATTTGGTACAGGAACGTCGTACGACGCTGAATGGTGAGATAACAGTGTCCCGATATTCGTTTAACTTCAGTGGGCAGCCCGTTCGGAGTGCAGAGAATTGTGGTGGTGTTGAATTGAAGAAAGATTACGCTTATGATCTGGCAGGCCGCCTTATTGAGGAAGCGCATATCTCAAAGAACGACACAACACGTTTTATATACAGTTATGATGCATTGGGACGTGTGAAAAGTCTACTTCGTGTGCATGGTACGGATTCTTTGGCAACAGAGAATGATTATAATATTCGCAACTGGCTTACGGCTATCCGCAATCCTCATTTTTCACAGACGTTGTATTATACGGACGGAACCGGTACGCCTTGTTATAACGGTAATATCAGCAGTATGACATGGTCGACAGGGAGTGACTCCCGGCTTTGTGGTTATAAGTTCATGTATGACGGTCTGAATCGTATGACAGATGCTTTGTATGGTGAAGGGAATAATCTTACTATAAATTCTGACCGATTCAATGAGCATATTATGGAATATGACAAGATGGGGAATATTTTAGGGTTGAAACGTTCGGGGCAGACTTCTCTTGATAAATACGGGCTGATTGACAATCTTTCCTTGGTTTATGATGGTAACCAATTGAAGAGTGTAACGGATAATGCGGTTAATTCCGTCTATGGAAACGGTTTTGATTTCAAAGACAGTGCAAATAAGGAAACTGAATACGAATATGATGCTAATGGAAATTTAATAAAAGATTTAAATAAAAAGATAACCGATATTCAATATAATATTCTAAATTTGCCATGTCGGATACAGTTTGAAGATGGTAATAGCATTTCATATCTTTATGATGCCAACGGAGTGAAACTTCGTACAACGCACATAACCGGAAGTGATACTACTATTACAGATTATTGCGGCAATGTGGTCTATGAAAATGGAGTTCCGGAGAAATTGCTGACCGGATATGGTTATGTTTCGCTGAATAATAATAAGTATCATTACTTTATCCAAGACCATCAAGGAAACAACCGTGTGGTTGTAGACGAAGATGGAACGGTAGAGGAAAGAAACGATTATTATCCTTTCGGTGGGTTGATGGCTTCATCTTCCGATTCTGTTCAGCCTTATAAGTATAACGGCAAGGAACTTGACCGAAAAGGCGGACTGGATTGGTATGATTATGGGGCGAGGCAGTATGATGCAGTACTGGGACGTTGGCATGCAATGGATCCGATGGCAGAGAAATATTATGATTGGTCACCGTATGTTTACTGTGCGAATAATCCTATTAATATTATGGACCCTAATGGTTGTGATTGGTATCAGAGTACCAATAATGAGGATGAGTACATTTGGCGTGAAGGACATAAAGATATTGATGGATATACTCGGCTTGGTTCTTCTATGTCATTTCGGATTGGAGAAGATTCTTATCTGAATTTTTATCAGAATGCGGGAATCAAAGCCAATAAAGCTACTAATGCTTTTGAATTGATAGCTTCAAGTGGAAAATTGCAAAATCAGCTTTTAGGTAAAAATAGTCCTTTGTCAGAAGAATCGAAATCGGAATTATTTAATGGATTGAATAGTCGCGCTGTAGATGATATTGCTCGTCCGATAGGAGAGACGATGGTTGAATATGGCGCAGGTGCTTTAATTGGAGGTATACTTGGAAAAACTGTCGGATACATAGGAAAAAAGATGCTTGCAAAAGCTGCAGTTGAAAGTGGAATGCGTGTAGGACAAAATTTTGGTAAATTAGGCACAATTGTCGAAAATCCAGGAATAGGTTTAACAAGCTTTTCTAAACATGGATTGAATCAAGCAATTACAAGAGGGGTAAATCCATCTACGATTTCAAATACAGTTAAGAATCCCGTTGTGGTTTTACAACAAAGTAGAGGAAATTTTTTGTTCTTAACAAGGGAGGCTGTTGTCGTTATGAATAATGCAGGAAGAATTGTTTCGACATACCCAGCTTCGATGTTTGATAATAGTATATTGAATGTATTAAAATAG
- a CDS encoding RDD family protein, whose amino-acid sequence MNIMNKRIEAFVIDIIVLFIMSFSVFLISVWFNNSMLWMSFALALIYSFLFCKDVNGGRSIGKQRTGLCILSEKSDSVPSNIRLILRNMFYILWPIEIILFFCNSGKRLGDLVMQTKVVACNKESDAAFRLTLKYICFILVMTVILFVLFYSIAKLIYEFSPLMRLLYS is encoded by the coding sequence ATGAATATAATGAATAAAAGGATTGAAGCTTTCGTTATAGATATTATTGTTTTATTTATAATGAGTTTTTCTGTTTTTCTAATAAGTGTTTGGTTTAATAATAGTATGCTTTGGATGAGTTTTGCTTTAGCTCTAATCTATAGCTTTCTGTTTTGTAAAGACGTGAATGGTGGAAGAAGTATTGGAAAACAAAGGACAGGATTGTGTATTCTTTCAGAGAAGAGTGACTCAGTTCCTTCCAATATAAGATTGATATTACGAAATATGTTCTATATTTTGTGGCCTATAGAAATAATCTTGTTTTTTTGTAACTCTGGAAAAAGGCTTGGTGATTTAGTAATGCAAACTAAAGTTGTTGCGTGCAATAAAGAATCAGATGCAGCCTTTCGACTTACACTTAAATATATCTGTTTTATTTTGGTAATGACTGTTATTTTGTTTGTTTTATTTTATTCTATTGCTAAATTGATATATGAATTTAGTCCGCTAATGCGTCTGTTGTATTCTTGA
- a CDS encoding DUF1493 family protein, which produces MMDEYEIWEQVVRFAKEERWDGEFTYATDLVNDLKLKGDDAYEFICSFSDRFNVNIADFKFEEYFYPEGDYVLRELLNIVLFRKIENKKKITLGNLVEGVKEGRLI; this is translated from the coding sequence ATGATGGATGAATATGAAATTTGGGAACAAGTTGTTCGTTTTGCAAAAGAAGAACGATGGGATGGTGAATTTACCTATGCAACAGATTTGGTAAATGACTTAAAACTTAAAGGAGATGATGCTTACGAATTTATTTGTTCATTTAGCGATAGATTTAATGTGAATATTGCGGATTTTAAATTTGAAGAATATTTCTATCCAGAAGGTGATTATGTGCTTCGAGAATTATTAAATATAGTATTATTTCGAAAAATAGAAAATAAGAAGAAAATAACGCTTGGGAATTTAGTAGAAGGTGTAAAAGAAGGGCGATTGATTTAG
- a CDS encoding smalltalk protein: MAMKKSVWDMILKMVIAVASALAGVLGANAMNL; the protein is encoded by the coding sequence ATGGCAATGAAGAAATCCGTATGGGATATGATTCTGAAAATGGTTATCGCAGTGGCTTCGGCTTTGGCTGGCGTTTTGGGCGCTAATGCGATGAATCTGTAA
- a CDS encoding N-acetylmuramoyl-L-alanine amidase yields MRIINLIVVHCSATRGDCTLSPEALDLMHRRRGFNGTGYHYYIRKDGTLHLTRPLERIGAHVKGFNAHSIGICYEGGLDCRGRPADTRTPAQRSTLRLLVGQLQERFPGCRVCGHRDLSPDLNGNGEIEPEEWIKQCPCFDVAKEFKDSGESTAQAENTEEHRVTQHIKEQKGGKLWQ; encoded by the coding sequence ATGCGAATTATCAACTTAATCGTGGTGCATTGCAGCGCCACGCGGGGGGATTGTACACTCTCACCGGAAGCTTTGGACTTGATGCACCGGCGTCGCGGGTTCAACGGAACAGGCTATCATTATTACATCCGCAAGGATGGAACGCTGCACCTCACCCGTCCCCTCGAACGCATCGGAGCCCACGTGAAAGGCTTCAACGCTCACTCGATAGGTATCTGCTATGAAGGCGGTCTGGACTGCCGGGGACGCCCGGCAGATACCCGGACTCCGGCACAGCGCTCCACGCTCCGGCTGCTCGTCGGGCAGTTGCAAGAGAGATTTCCCGGCTGCCGGGTGTGCGGACACCGCGACCTCTCGCCGGATCTCAATGGAAACGGTGAGATAGAACCGGAAGAGTGGATTAAACAGTGCCCGTGCTTCGATGTGGCGAAGGAATTCAAGGATTCCGGAGAATCCACGGCACAGGCGGAGAACACGGAAGAGCACAGAGTAACACAACACATTAAAGAACAGAAAGGAGGTAAATTATGGCAATGA
- a CDS encoding HU family DNA-binding protein — translation MPVLYGSFQSVLKDKNGKQLFYPRVLRTGNVSTSQLSKEIAAYSSLSPGDVKNTLDNLVTVVSQHLQSSESVTLDGFGTFRLVMKSNGKGVESANEVSASQASLTVRFLPCSTRHLDGTMATRSLVTGARCVRFDRANAPASDGGNSGNSDGGGSGADGGETPDPDPAA, via the coding sequence ATGCCAGTATTGTATGGTTCATTTCAGTCCGTTCTGAAAGACAAAAACGGAAAACAACTGTTTTATCCCCGTGTGCTTCGCACAGGTAATGTAAGTACTTCACAACTCTCTAAAGAGATAGCGGCTTATTCATCCCTTTCTCCTGGTGACGTGAAGAATACGTTGGACAACCTAGTGACGGTAGTCAGCCAGCATCTCCAGTCATCGGAGAGCGTGACGCTCGACGGTTTCGGCACGTTCCGCCTAGTGATGAAGTCGAATGGCAAAGGCGTCGAGAGTGCCAACGAAGTCTCCGCCTCACAGGCTTCGCTGACAGTCCGCTTTCTTCCCTGCTCCACCCGTCATCTGGATGGCACCATGGCTACCCGTTCGTTGGTGACAGGCGCACGATGCGTACGTTTCGACCGTGCCAATGCTCCGGCTTCGGATGGCGGAAATAGCGGTAACTCCGACGGTGGCGGTTCAGGAGCTGATGGCGGGGAAACACCGGACCCGGATCCGGCAGCATAG
- a CDS encoding DUF1493 family protein: protein MNNKDLIDFILNYSWIKNREKLNTSTRLEEDLYIYGDDAEEFLCDYSDRFSVDISNFNFSKYFTKEVYFYSIYKWLNRHKEKKTLTIGDLEKGISAGRLDDYILSKEKAE, encoded by the coding sequence ATGAATAATAAAGACTTAATAGATTTTATCCTCAATTATTCTTGGATAAAGAATAGGGAAAAACTTAATACTTCTACCAGATTAGAAGAAGACTTGTATATATATGGTGATGATGCAGAAGAGTTTCTATGTGACTATAGCGATCGATTCTCTGTTGATATTTCGAATTTCAATTTTTCCAAGTATTTCACAAAAGAAGTTTATTTTTATTCTATTTACAAATGGCTTAATAGACATAAAGAAAAAAAGACTTTAACAATAGGAGATTTGGAAAAAGGAATTTCGGCCGGACGTTTAGATGATTATATTTTATCGAAGGAAAAAGCAGAGTAA